In a single window of the Pandoraea pulmonicola genome:
- the pncA gene encoding bifunctional nicotinamidase/pyrazinamidase, with product MKPMDEVLLVIDVQNDFMPGGALAVPHGDEVVPVINALAGKFAHVIITQDWHPSDHVSFAENHVGRKPFETLSLPYGEQVLWPAHCVQDTRGAELHAALHVPHAQAVVRKGYHTNVDSYSAFVEADRRTPTGLAGYLRDKGVRRVHCVGLATDFCVAWSALDAKAAGFDVCVIEHACRAIDLNGSLAAAWASLAAAGVSRE from the coding sequence ATGAAACCGATGGACGAAGTGCTGCTCGTGATCGACGTGCAGAACGACTTCATGCCCGGCGGCGCACTGGCCGTGCCGCATGGCGACGAAGTCGTGCCGGTGATCAATGCGTTGGCGGGCAAGTTCGCGCACGTGATCATCACGCAGGACTGGCATCCGTCGGATCATGTGTCGTTTGCGGAAAACCACGTCGGACGCAAGCCGTTCGAGACCCTCTCGCTGCCGTACGGCGAGCAGGTGCTGTGGCCGGCGCACTGCGTGCAGGACACGCGCGGTGCCGAGTTGCATGCCGCGCTCCACGTGCCGCATGCTCAGGCCGTGGTGCGCAAGGGGTATCACACTAATGTCGACAGCTATTCCGCATTCGTGGAAGCGGACCGCAGGACGCCGACGGGACTGGCTGGCTACCTGCGCGACAAGGGGGTGAGGCGCGTGCACTGCGTGGGCCTCGCCACCGACTTCTGCGTCGCCTGGAGCGCGTTGGACGCGAAGGCGGCAGGCTTCGACGTCTGTGTGATCGAACACGCATGTCGGGCGATCGACCTCAACGGTTCGTTGGCCGCGGCATGGGCGTCGCTGGCGGCGGCGGGTGTTTCGCGCGAGTAA
- a CDS encoding 3-hydroxyacyl-CoA dehydrogenase NAD-binding domain-containing protein — protein MSTAYEVRDGVAVITLENPPVNGLGHATRAGIAEGLAQAQADAQVRAIVLIGGGKAFSGGADIREFNTPKATQSPLLVDVIAALDACGKPVVAAVHAVAMGGGLELALACHYRVGLPGAQIALPEVKLGLLPGAGGTQRLPRAIGVARALDMVVTGRVVKSEALAGTLFTRIIDGGYDDLRNGAIAFATDVAAQGGALPRLRDVAIEDGDGSARAAIDAAREKVQREQPHFPAPHKCVAAVEAALQRPFDDGVKFERECFVALVSSPESKALRHAFLGERAASKIADVPDDTPVRNIERVAVIGAGTMGSGIAMTFANAGLPVTLVDTTEAALARGVEAMRGNYARAVTRGKLTAEEADKRLARIQGSTDFASVADADLIVEAVFEDMAIKQVVFRELDKVAKTGAILASNTSTLDLDALARATSRAPDVIGMHFFSPANVMRLLEVVRGANTGKDVLATIMKLAKRIGKLAVVARVCDGFIGNRMLEPYFKQSQWMVEQGATPAQIDVAIERFGFAMGPFRTSDLAGNDVSWAIRKRRHAEHPGIAYPKIADVLCEAGRYGQKTHAGWYDYAPGDRTPRESAKVAQMVEDYRREHGIAARTFTDEEIVDRLVYALVNEGAKVLADGTAARASDIDMVYLNGYGFPLWRGGPMLYADTVGLDKVLARVREFEKAEHGKDWAPAARLVELAEAGGRFNG, from the coding sequence ATGAGCACGGCATATGAGGTTCGTGACGGCGTGGCCGTCATTACGCTGGAAAATCCGCCGGTCAACGGGCTGGGGCACGCCACCCGCGCCGGTATTGCCGAGGGACTCGCGCAGGCGCAGGCCGACGCACAGGTGCGCGCCATCGTGCTGATCGGCGGCGGCAAAGCATTTTCCGGCGGTGCCGACATCCGTGAATTCAACACACCGAAGGCGACGCAGAGCCCGCTGCTGGTCGACGTCATCGCGGCGCTGGATGCATGCGGAAAACCTGTCGTCGCCGCGGTGCATGCCGTCGCGATGGGAGGAGGACTCGAACTGGCGCTTGCCTGCCACTACCGCGTCGGGTTGCCCGGCGCGCAGATCGCGCTGCCGGAGGTGAAGCTGGGCCTGTTGCCCGGGGCGGGCGGCACGCAGCGTCTGCCGCGTGCGATCGGCGTTGCACGTGCACTCGACATGGTCGTCACCGGCCGTGTGGTGAAATCCGAAGCGCTGGCCGGTACGCTCTTCACCAGGATCATCGACGGCGGTTACGACGATTTGCGCAATGGGGCGATCGCCTTTGCGACCGACGTCGCCGCGCAGGGCGGAGCGCTCCCGCGCTTGCGCGATGTGGCGATCGAAGACGGGGACGGCTCGGCAAGGGCCGCCATCGACGCGGCGCGCGAAAAGGTGCAGCGCGAGCAGCCACATTTCCCTGCGCCGCACAAATGCGTGGCGGCGGTCGAGGCCGCGCTGCAGCGCCCGTTCGACGATGGGGTGAAATTCGAGCGCGAGTGTTTCGTCGCGCTGGTCAGTTCGCCGGAGTCGAAGGCGCTGCGTCATGCGTTCCTTGGGGAGCGGGCCGCATCCAAGATTGCCGACGTGCCCGACGACACGCCGGTGCGAAATATCGAGCGTGTCGCGGTGATTGGCGCTGGCACGATGGGCAGTGGTATCGCCATGACGTTCGCCAATGCGGGCCTTCCGGTGACGCTGGTCGACACGACCGAGGCGGCGCTCGCGCGCGGCGTCGAGGCGATGCGCGGCAACTATGCCCGCGCCGTCACGCGCGGCAAGCTGACGGCCGAGGAAGCGGACAAGCGCCTGGCACGCATCCAGGGCAGCACCGATTTTGCTTCGGTGGCGGACGCCGATCTGATCGTCGAGGCCGTGTTCGAGGACATGGCGATCAAGCAGGTGGTGTTCCGCGAACTCGACAAGGTGGCCAAGACCGGCGCCATTCTCGCGTCGAATACTTCCACGCTGGATCTCGATGCGCTGGCCCGGGCCACGTCGCGTGCGCCGGACGTGATCGGCATGCACTTCTTCAGCCCAGCCAATGTGATGCGTCTGCTGGAGGTCGTGCGCGGCGCGAATACAGGCAAGGACGTTCTTGCCACGATCATGAAGCTCGCCAAGCGCATCGGCAAGCTCGCTGTGGTGGCCCGTGTGTGCGACGGCTTCATCGGCAACCGCATGCTCGAGCCGTATTTCAAGCAATCCCAATGGATGGTCGAGCAGGGCGCCACGCCCGCGCAGATCGATGTCGCCATCGAGCGCTTCGGTTTCGCAATGGGGCCGTTCCGCACGAGCGATCTGGCGGGTAACGACGTGAGCTGGGCGATTCGCAAGCGTCGCCACGCCGAGCATCCCGGTATCGCGTACCCGAAGATCGCCGACGTGCTGTGCGAGGCGGGGCGTTATGGGCAGAAGACACATGCCGGCTGGTACGACTACGCGCCGGGCGATCGCACGCCGCGTGAGTCTGCCAAAGTGGCTCAGATGGTCGAGGACTACCGCCGTGAGCACGGCATCGCGGCGCGCACGTTCACGGACGAGGAGATCGTCGATCGCCTCGTGTACGCGTTGGTCAACGAGGGGGCCAAGGTGCTGGCCGACGGCACGGCGGCACGCGCGTCCGACATCGACATGGTGTATCTGAACGGCTATGGTTTCCCGCTTTGGCGTGGCGGCCCAATGCTCTACGCCGACACGGTGGGGCTCGACAAGGTGCTGGCGCGGGTGCGCGAATTTGAAAAGGCCGAGCATGGCAAGGACTGGGCGCCCGCCGCGCGCCTGGTCGAGCTCGCGGAAGCGGGCGGGCGATTCAACGGGTGA